GGCCTCCGCCCACCTGGGGACCAGGTCATTGCAGGGGGAGGTGCCGTTCTGCAGAGGGTACAGGACGAAGGGACTGTTGTCATTGTCATCCAGGACCACCACCCGGACCATGGCCTGGCTGCTCAGGGCCGGGAAACCGCTATCCACCGCCCTGACTGCGAAGTGGAACTCCCGAATGGTTTCAAAATCCATGGATCTCAGAGAGTACAGATTGCCATTGTCCGAGTTGAGGGAGAtgtaagaggagaggggaagttcGCCGTCCTCGGGAGACAGTAGGGAGTAGGACACCCTGGCGTTTTCTCCCGAATCTTTGTCTGCGGCTTGGACCCTGCCGATGTGTAGGGCGGGGCTGTTATTTTCCCGGACATAGAGTGTATAGGATGTTTGACTGAACACCGGGGCGTTGTCATTGACATCGGATATCAGCACCGTGATGTTCTTCTCCGCTTTCAAGTTCGGAGAGCCTAAATCCGTGACTGTGATAGTGACGTTGTATTCTGACTGGCTTTCTCGATCCAGTGCTCGGTCCGTTACCAGAGTATAGAAATTTTCAAATGTCTGTTTGAGTGTGAAAGGAAGATCGTTCTGGATGGAACAAACCATTCTACCATTGTCTCCGGAGTCGCGGTCTTTAATGTTAAAAACAGCCACCACTGTCTCAGGCAAGTTCTCGGGGATGTGACCAATCACTGACGACATGGTGATCTCGGGGGCATTGTCATTCGCATCAGTGACCTGAACAAGGACAGTACATTTACCAGAAAGCCCCCCGCCATCCGTCGCCTGAATATCTACCACATATAACTGAGTTACCTCAAAATCCAACTTCCCAGTTACTCGAATTTCCCCCGATTTGGGGTTTATTTCGAACGTCTTGCGAATTTCTTCGGAGACGTGGAAAAACGTATAAGATATTTCCCCATTTACTCCTGCATCAAAATCTTGTGCGGTGACCGTGGAAACCATCGAGCCTTCAGGACTGTTTTCGGAAATCTGAACCTTAAACCGCGGCTGAGTGAACATGGGAGCATTATCATTTATGTCAACAACAAGAACGTGAACTCTGGCGGTTCCAGACTTGGGCGGGGACCCGCCATCCATGGCTGTGATAGTTAAATGGACCTCATCCTGTTGCTCGCGATCCAGCGCTTTATCCAGCACCAGCTCCGGAAATTTTCTCCCATCACCATGACTACGAGTATTAATATGGAAATAGGAGTTGGGGCTGAGGGTATATTCCTGGAGGCTGTTGTTTCCCACATCCATATCTTGTGCACTTTGCATTTGAAATTCCGTCCCCACAGGGCTATTCTCTGGGATATTCAGAATCATTTCCTTGTCCAGAAATACCGGAGAATGGTCGTTTATATCATTCACGGTAATCTCAGCCCTGTAAAACTCTAAAGGATTTTCCAGTAAAATTTGGAAATGTACTATGCAGGGTTCTCTCGTCCCGCATAGGATCTCACGGTCCAGTTTCTCATTTAGAAGCAAATCTCCCGTCTGACGGTTGAGATGAAAATACTGTTGATCATCTTCGGAAATGATCTGAGCCTCCCGTGCAGACAGATCGAAGATATCCATCCCCAGGTCCTTTGCCATATTGGCCACAAATGTTCCgttctctctttcctccaacACCGAATACCGGATCGAATCAGATCCTACTTCCGAGACATTAAGGGAAATAATAAGAAAAACAACTTGCCTTACCCGCCGGATTGTCTCCATTTTGGCTTTCATTTTTCTCGCGGCGAAGGGCTCTTTATTTCCACGAACGTTGAATTTCTCGCCGCAGTCCGGGGCCAGATTAAATTTTATCGTATGATTCCCATCCGATAAACTTGCTGCTTGTAGTCTTCCAGCTTTGCGGACAAAACCTCCAGGTTCCTGCCTGAATTATGGCTCCTGTCTCACTGAGTAATGGAATCCGCGACTTCTGCAGTTGCTAGTCACACCTGCTTATCCTACAGCGCCACCACGCGTCCGTATTGATAATTTATTTTTCTCAGCAAACTCcttattaaattatttttttcaattaCTAGGTCTCACCCGATATTCTTCTGGTTCTTTCCCGAATTTTTGCTGTATTCGTAAGAATTATTTTGATCCCTTACAACAGAACATGCTCAGGATCGGCTTCTAATCTTGCCATAAGGGAATACGATTTCTGACGTCTAGGTCCGGGTTCTATAAGCAGCCATATTATTTGTGTGAGGTAAAGGCAAGGTGGTTTCCTCTCTCTGTAGCCTATCTAAAAATCCAGAAATCTGATATCTGCGAGAAGTAAATGAGCCAGTTTCTGAAGGTTGAGAGCGAAAACAAAAATTTCGTCTCCTCATTTTAAGTAGTGACATTattagaaagaaaatattttggtAGCGGAGGAAACTCGCGAAATTTATAACTGTAAAAACATCTAGCACATAAAAAAAGGTTAAATACAGTAAAACCTTTAGGGAATACTCATGCTGGGGGGatcgggggaaggggaagggacgaTGGACTGCTTAACATCCTAGCAGTTATTTCGGAAAACGCTCATCCTAAAACTGTTTCTAATGAAAGTCAAAACTATTGCGAAGTGGAGGGATTTCTTCTGGATAATTTTCAGCATCCTGGGCCGGGCGGCTGGGGATGACTGGTTTGAGGAATTGGAACTCGCTGTTCCCTGACCCGGTGGTTAAACAAACTTCATAACGGTAACTTTGGGACAGGGTCCCAGTGCCATTCACATCCACCAAATGTCCAGGGAAATAGCCATCGGGACCAAGGCTGGCTGTGTCCACGGCATCTTTCCTGCTCCATAGCTTCACTACGATGAGGACAATCactgagaaaaggaagaggaatgagATGGAGGCCAGAGCAATGACCAGGTACACCGTGAGGGGGTCCTCCTGCTCTTCATCCCTCGGCACTTCTGAAAGCCGCACGTAGGAGTCCGAAAAGCCATCCACTAAAAGCACTTGTAGAGTGGCTGCAGTGGACAGAGGGGGCTCCCCGTGGTCCTTCACCAGGACAACGAGTCTCTGCTTGATGGGGTCTCTGTCGGTGATGAGCCTCGTGGTTCGGACTTCCCCATTGTGGGGCCACACGCTGAAGAGCCCAGGGTCCGTGGCCTTGAGCAGTTGGAAGGAAAGCCAAGAGTTCTGAGCCGAGTCTGCGTCCACTGCCACCACCTTGGTCACTAGGTAGCCGGCCTCCGCCCATCTGGGGACCAGGTCATTGCAGGGGGAGGTGCCGTTCTGCAGAGGGTACAGGACGAAGGGACTGTTATCATTGTCATCCAGGACCACCACCCGGACCATCGTCTGGCTGTTCAGCACTGGAGAGCCGCCATCAACCGCCCTTACTTCAAACTGGAACTCTTGAATGGCTTCATAATCCATGGACCTCAGAGCATAGAGATTGCCGTTGTCCGAGTTGATGGAGATGTAGGAGGCCAGGGGGAGGTCGCCATCCTCGGGAGACAGCAGGGAGTAGGATACCCTGGCGTTCTCTCCCGAGTCTCTGTCCACGGCATGGACACTGCCGATGTGCAAGGCAGGGCTGTTGTTTTCCCGGACATACAGTGTGTAGGATGTTTGATTGAACACCGGCGGGTTGTCATTGACATCGGATATCAGCACTGTGATGTTCTTCTCCACTTTGAGGTTCGGAGAACCCAAATCCATGATAGTGATGGTGACATTGTATTCGGACTGGCTCTCTCTATCTAATGCTTGGTCCGTTACCAGGGTATAGACGTTCTCGATCGTCTGTTTGAGGATGAAAGGCAGATCGTGCTGGATGGTACAAACCATTCTACCGTTGTCCCCAGAATCGCGGTCTGCAATACTGAAAACAGCAACCACAGTCTCGAGTGTGTTCTCGGGTATGGATCCGATTACTGAAGACATGGTGATTTCGGGGGGATTGTCATTCACATCAGTGACCTGTACCAGGACGGTGGATTTCCCAGAAAGACCCCCGCCATCTGTGGCTTGAACATTTACTGGATAAGATTTGTGTTCTTCGAAATCAAGTTGTCCACTTAAACGAATTTCCCCAGTTCTTGGATCTATTAGAAAGGTTTTTCGAATTTCCTCTGATACTTGGAATATGGAATACGTTATTTCACCATAATTCCCTGTGTCTAAATCCTTAGCAGAGACAGTGAGAAGCAAAGAGCCCATAGGACTGTTTTCGGGAATCCGAGTCTCATACAGGGGTTGGGTGAAGACGGGAGCGTTGTCATTTATATCCAACACAACAATGCGAATTTGAGCGGTTCCTGACCTCGGAGGAGACCCTCCATCCATGGCCGTGATGATTAAGCTGATCTCAGCCTGCTCCTCCCGATCCAGCGCCCTGTTCAACACTAGCTCAGGGAATTTATTTCCATCCATACCCACACGAATTTGAATACGGAAATACGTATCGGGAATGATGGTATAGTTCTGGAGGCTGTTTCTTCCCACATCCAAGTCCTGTGCACTTTCTAGAGAAAATACTGTCCCCGGAGGGCTACTCTCGGGGATTTTAAGAAGCATTTTCTTGTCCAGAAACGCCGGGGAATGGTCGTTAATATCGCTCACCCTCAACTCAGCCTGAAAAAACTGTAAAGGATTTTCCAATAAAATTTGGAAATGAAGCACGCAGGACTCGCTCTGGCCACACAGCTCCTCCCGGTCCAATTTCTCCCTTAAGGTCAAATGTCCGGTCTGACGGTTGAGGTAAAAATGTTGCTTGTTTCCATTAAATACGACCCGAGCCTCGCGGACGGACAAATCCCCGATATCCAGCCCCAGGTCCTTTACAATATCAGCTACAAAAGAGCcgctctccatttcctcctctaccGAATAGCGGACCGGTCCTGACACCACCCCAGACAGAAAGAGGAAAATAAGAACCGGCGCCACTTGCCTTATTCGCAGGGGATTCTTCCCCGATCTCTCCATTGTTTCGACTGGCAATTTCCACCCTCCTTTTGAAATATTGGTGAACTCCTCTGTTTTCATCCGGTTCTCGAAATCTTTCCGGTTCGTTTCCAGTATCTGAACTAGTGGCTCTATCAGATCCTGATCGCTTCTCCAGTCCTGTTTGTCTG
This sequence is a window from Ornithorhynchus anatinus isolate Pmale09 chromosome X2, mOrnAna1.pri.v4, whole genome shotgun sequence. Protein-coding genes within it:
- the LOC114805407 gene encoding protocadherin beta-2-like — translated: MKTEEFTNISKGGWKLPVETMERSGKNPLRIRQVAPVLIFLFLSGVVSGPVRYSVEEEMESGSFVADIVKDLGLDIGDLSVREARVVFNGNKQHFYLNRQTGHLTLREKLDREELCGQSESCVLHFQILLENPLQFFQAELRVSDINDHSPAFLDKKMLLKIPESSPPGTVFSLESAQDLDVGRNSLQNYTIIPDTYFRIQIRVGMDGNKFPELVLNRALDREEQAEISLIITAMDGGSPPRSGTAQIRIVVLDINDNAPVFTQPLYETRIPENSPMGSLLLTVSAKDLDTGNYGEITYSIFQVSEEIRKTFLIDPRTGEIRLSGQLDFEEHKSYPVNVQATDGGGLSGKSTVLVQVTDVNDNPPEITMSSVIGSIPENTLETVVAVFSIADRDSGDNGRMVCTIQHDLPFILKQTIENVYTLVTDQALDRESQSEYNVTITIMDLGSPNLKVEKNITVLISDVNDNPPVFNQTSYTLYVRENNSPALHIGSVHAVDRDSGENARVSYSLLSPEDGDLPLASYISINSDNGNLYALRSMDYEAIQEFQFEVRAVDGGSPVLNSQTMVRVVVLDDNDNSPFVLYPLQNGTSPCNDLVPRWAEAGYLVTKVVAVDADSAQNSWLSFQLLKATDPGLFSVWPHNGEVRTTRLITDRDPIKQRLVVLVKDHGEPPLSTAATLQVLLVDGFSDSYVRLSEVPRDEEQEDPLTVYLVIALASISFLFLFSVIVLIVVKLWSRKDAVDTASLGPDGYFPGHLVDVNGTGTLSQSYRYEVCLTTGSGNSEFQFLKPVIPSRPAQDAENYPEEIPPLRNSFDFH